The Xyrauchen texanus isolate HMW12.3.18 chromosome 28, RBS_HiC_50CHRs, whole genome shotgun sequence genome has a segment encoding these proteins:
- the traf3ip2a gene encoding E3 ubiquitin ligase TRAF3IP2: MESFPDCCRHQSIPVETDESMTSSSLNLVWPACSQCPSHNPDLSKMPRAGRCIPDCDVSRLDYRDICCGLHPKDLMVRSVNKLSLSRHTENPAGLPSIYLPQGSGRDHLKLDTEYLSDDFFSLNIKNHGISHVAHSRLQNPVSEDEERLEKPSSLRSDGGENLYRHFPPKQLGYYGLPVNGQYPPEVFYHRQCMPEQPANYPQPNQLLYHQPLPEHVMYHAQNRHAAPVRGPQITPRQSTAPVRELMSEVCVQSSQPAAAGQPQTLTRTISLPDDCRDVFITYSVDTAAELMPFVSFLINQGFRPAIDIFEDRVRQMDINKWMDSFLKNKSVLIIVVISPKYKIDVEGDGSDQHGLHTKYIHTQMQNEFIQQRCLNFRLVPVLFPNANESHVPLWLQSTRRYRWPEDAKDLLLRLLREEKYIIPPMGKELTLTIKPI; encoded by the exons ATGGAGTCCTTTCCAG aCTGCTGTCGTCATCAAAGTATCCCTGTTGAGACCGATGAGTCCATGACCTCGTCCTCTCTCAATCTGGTGTGGCCAGCATGCTCCCAGTGTCCGTCGCACAATCCTGACTTGAGTAAGATGCCCAGAGCTGGTAGATGCATCCCAGACTGTGATGTAAGCAGACTTGATTACCGAGACATATGCTGTGGGCTTCATCCCAAAGATTTAATGGTCCGTTCAGTCAACAAACTGTCCCTTTCACGACACACAGAGAACCCTGCAGGCCTGCCCAGTATATACCTGCCTCAGGGTTCAGGAAGAGACCATCTGAAACTAGACACCGAATATCTGAGCGACGATTTCTTTAGTCTGAACATTAAAAATCACGGCATTTCCCATGTTGCACATTCACGCCTCCAAAACCCTGTGAGTGAAGATGAAGAGCGTCTGGAAAAACCTAGTTCTCTTCGCTCTGACGGAGGCGAGAATTTGTACAGACATTTTCCACCAAAACAGCTGGGATACTACGGTCTGCCTGTTAATG GTCAGTACCCACCAGAAGTTTTTTACCACCGGCAGTGTATGCCTGAGCAGCCTGCAAATTATCCACAACCTAACCAGCTACTGTACCATCAGCCCCTACCTGAGCATGTGATGTACCATGCTCAGAACAG ACATGCGGCTCCTGTGAGGGGCCCTCAGATCACACCCCGTCAGAGCACGGCCCCTGTGAGAGAGCTAATGTCAGAAGTGTGTGTCCAGTCATCCCAACCAGCTGCTGCGGGCCAACCCCAAACACTGACCCGCACCATCAGTCTGCCTGATGACTGTA GAGATGTTTTTATAACATACTCTGTGGACACTGCAGCAGAGTTGATGCCCTTCGTGAGTTTTTTGATAAATCAAGGATTCAGACCGGCT attgaTATATTTGAGGACCGAGTTAGACAAATGGACATCAACAAATGGATGGACAGTTTTCtaaaaaat aagtcAGTGTTGATCATCGTAGTTATCAGTCCAAAGTACAAGATAGATGTTGAAGGAGACGGATCTGATCAACATGGACTACACACcaagtacatacacacacag ATGCAAAATGAATTCATTCAGCAGAGATGTCTGAACTTCAGACTGGTGCCAGTGCTGTTTCCCAATGCTAACGAG AGTCATGTTCCACTGTGGTTGCAGAGCACTCGTCGGTACCGGTGGCCTGAAGATGCTAAAGACCTGTTACTGCGTTTACTTAGAGAAGAGAAATACATCATTCCTCCAATGGGCAAAGAGCTTACACTCACCATCAAACCAATATAA